Within the Flavobacterium sp. N502536 genome, the region TTAGGTGCCATGGAAACCATGTACCAGCGTTCTAAAATTCAGGAAGAAAGTTTGTATTATGAAACCCTAAAACACAACGGAGACTTCCCGATTGTGGGGGTAAACACTTTCTTAAGCTCAAAAGGCTCTCCAACGGTAATTCCGGCAGAAGTAATTCGAGCCACTGAAGAAGAAAAACAATATCAAATTACGATGCTCGATAACTTACACCAGTTTCACGAAGCAAAAGTAAACGAGCACTTGCGTCAACTACAGGAAGCCGCCATTAAAAACGAAAATTTATTCGACCATTTAATGGAAGCCACAAAAGTTTGTTCGTTGGGTCAGATTACTTCAGCCTTGTTTGAAGTAGGCGGGCAGTATAGAAGGAATATGTAAGCTTTTTAATTTTATTTTATGGAAAACCTCTCAGAAATGGGAGGTTTTTTTGTTTTATGAAAATTGAAATACTCAGGTTTATAGAAGAGGATTTATGTAAACGCTCTACAAATGCTTCCCACTTGTGAACACAAAGAATAAAACCCCGTGCAGTTTGTCATTTCGACCGAAGGGAGAAATCACACCGTATTTCCGCAAAGAAAGTCGCCAATCTTTGCACAGTTTCGAATGTGATTTCTCCTTCGTCGAAATGACAGCATTGTGGTTGTTCTTCTCGTTGCTGGTGAGTATTTCCACATGAATCCAAAGCAATGCACGAACGAGTCTCTCACACGAACTTATGCTAATAAATTTTTAGCTTCTTCTATACTAGGCTCTCGGGCTAATTTCAGTACACTAGCCATTACCTCTAACCAATGTCCTTTATTATGAGTGTTATGAAATGAAGCTCCATAAAATGAAGCAGTTGGTGGATAAGAAACAATATTTTTCTCTTTTGCGATTTTAGAAAATATTTTTGCTAATTTTTCTTTGTTAATAATTGTTGTGTCAAACCTTTCTGGTAAAATGCTACAAGTACAAAATAATGTTAAACATAAATTCGATAACTCTCTGTAAGTTGCATTATTTGCTATAGACTGATTTAAATAATTAAAAAGTTCTTTGGTATCATGATTCATAGCTTTTGTATTTAATTTATCGCGCTGGCACAAGAAGGGAAATATGTTTTTTTCTTTTCTCGTATTTTTATTAAAAAGTGGTTTGGTTGAACTGTCAAATCTCTTTTTGTATACATGATTTTTATATTTTTTACTAATGATATTTGTAATAATAATCATTATATATTTGCGACTTTTTTAACAATATTACGCATTAAATTATCAACCATTGCCTTTAATGAAAACAAAACTACTCTTCTTTATCTTCGTTTTTAATTTTACTAATCTTAGCGCTCAACAAAAAATTTATGATTTTTATGGAAATCCTGATTACTTTATAAAATTTAATGATCATATTCTCTTTGAAGGATATGATGAGGAGTTTGGTCGAGAAGTATGGAAATCGGATGGAACTTCCAATAATACAAAAATGATAGCAGATATTTACCCTGGAAAAAAAGGATCTTATCCCCTATTGTCGGAAGATTATTCTGTAACCTTCAAAGATGACTTGTATTTTATAGCAGGCACTGAAAATTTTTCTGACATATGGAAAACTGACGGAACGACAAATGGTACCATAAAATTGACAAATTTTCTAAAGGAAAGAGTTCTGAGGATATTTCCTGTGGGAGACTATGTTTTTTTTTTAATTAGGATAGGTAACGATCATTTGCAAGTTTGGAGAACAGATGGATCTATAGGTGGGGCTGTAATGATTAAAGATATTCAGAATTACTTTTTTGACCCAAGTTTTGTAGGCGAGTTGAATGGGAATTTTATATTCACGATTTCAGCTACAGGATTAAGCAGCAGTAGAATCTGGAGAAGTGATGGAACTACAGAAGGAACTTATCCTATTAGTCCATTATTAAGCGGAAATGGTTCGGGATACTCAGGTACAAATGCATTATCTCAGTATATAAAATTTAACAACAAGTTGTATTTTATTACGAGACATTTTCTCTATGAAACAGATGGAACGCTTGAAAACACAAAAAATATTGGAAGTGTGTGGAATGCACAAAGTGATTTAGTGAATTATAGTTCTGCGATAGAGGTAAATAATAATTTGTATTTCATATTTTTTTCTGCGAATAAGCATAAGCTGTCAATATGGAAATTTGATCCAGCAAATAGAACTTTGAACGAAATATATACACACACAAGTCAAAAATATTTTTCACCCTCAAATTTTATTAAAATAGATAATTCTTTGCTTTTCCTTTCATCTAATGAAATAGGAGCCGCATCTTTAGTGTCATTTGATTTTGCAACTTACAAAGTGTCAAATTTAAAGCAATTATCAAATACTATAGAACAGACTGATGCTTTTATTTATTTATTTGATTGTTCTAAGATTTTTAAAATTAATAATAATGAGTATTTTATATCAGAAATAGATAAGGATAAATATTCGAGAAAAGGATGGATTTTTAATAGAGCATTAAATACAATTGAAAACATTAGTGTACTAGATAATATAAGAGACGCCATTGTTTATAATGGCGATATATATTACGCAAAGGGGCGCAAATTATGGAAATATACTAATAACTTAAGTACTCCATTAATAGAAAGTAGATCATCTTTGGTATTTTACCCAAATCCTGCAAGTGACTTTGTAAGTATACAGGCTGAAAATAATAATCAAGTTGAAAATGCTCAGATTTTTGATTTAAATGGAAAGTTAGTAAGCAATAAAGCTGATTTTGCTGCTGATAAAATTGATGTTTCTAAGCTAAATCCAGGTACTTATATTTTGAAAGCTAAAGTTAACGGAACTATCATCTCAAAGAAAATAATAAAGAACTAAAACTCCATACAGTTTGTCATTTCGACCGAAGGGAGAAATCACACCAGTATTTCCACAAAGTAAGTCGCCAATCTTTGTAGAGTTTCGAATGTGATTTCTCCTTACGTCGAAATGACAGTATTGTGGTTGTTCTTCTCGTTGCTGGTAAGTATTCCCGAGTGAATCCCAAGTAATGTACAAACGAGTTGCTCCCTTGCTAGTCGAGCGTCCCGTTTATGAACACAAAGAATAAAATCCATACAGCTTGTCATTTCGACCGAAGGGAGAAATCACACCAGTATTTCCGCAAAGAAAGTCGCCAATCTTTGTAGAGTTTCGAATGTGATTTGCTTCGCCTATTCGCTATCGCTCGAGTCTCCTTTCGGTCGAAATGACAATATTGTGGTTGTTTTTATCGAATTAAGCTTTCTTTTTTACCGGAACTTTTGTTTTTAATTTTTCAATAAGAGCGTCGGCTTCCTGATATAGGGAAATCGATCGCAGTGATTCTGCATAGCGGTAGTAATATTCAGGTTCTAAATCGGTGGTAAGGGCAAAAAGCTCGCGGTACCATTTGGCGGCTTTGTCCATATTACACTTGGCGTAAGAGGAGTTTCCTAACTTCTGAAATAGATCTACAGATTTGTAGCCTTTTGCGGCAACCCTTTCGTAGGTTTTCATCACGTCAACATAAACGTATTTGTCGCTTACTTTATTGGTTTGATAAAATTTTTCATCCTGAGCAGAAACACGAATTGAAAAAAGAGTCAATAGCACTAGAACAGCTAGTTTTTCTTTCATGGAAATAGATTTAAATGGGGACTTGATATTATTTATATTTTTTTGGAACAATTTAAAAGCAAGAGAATTATTTAATGTCAGCTGATTGTGTTTTTTGCAAATATATCTAAATCAGTAATATAACATGTATTTTGGCGATGTTTTTTTGACTTTATCGATAAAATTAGAGTCGAAAACAATAGTAAAATCTTGTCTGGTAAATAATTTCTTATGGATATAAAAACGTTTAAGGCTTGAAATTATTTTAGTTACGCTAAAAAATAATCTAACTTTATAAAGATTTAGAGGACGGCAGTATGAGAATGGAAGACTATTTAAGTAAAATAAATAATTTGCGTCTTGTAGAACATAGAGTTGGGCTTTGTGTTAATGCTGAGTTGGAGGAGCTTATTTTAAAAATAGCGTTAGAGAACAGTCAAAGCTATTTTACGCTGGAGGTGCTTTTTCAAAAAACAAACAATAATGGTATGGTATTAAATCCCGAAACGGTTCAATTCATTGCAAATTGTTACGGCTTGATGTTTATGGACGAGAAAGTAACCGGAAATGTTTGTTTTGCGCACAGTCAGGAATTGCGACCTGAGTTTAAACAAAGCTGTACGACAATTGATGTTTTAGATTTAAGTTATGCTATTTTGCATTCGTCACTTTATTGCGAAGATTTAAAAATCAATGAGCTAAAAATTCCTGTACCGCAAGATGTTGTTGTGTTTTGGAAACTAGTTCAAATAGGGAAGGAATTACGAGGGAAAGAAAAGGAATAAACAAAAAAAGCATCAGCCCGGCTGATGCTTTTCAATTTCAAGTAAAAACAATTAGCGACGGAAAGCAGGGCTTTTATTCACTGATTCGTCCATCTTTACAGTTTTTGATTTCTTAGTAGAAACCTTAATTTCATGTTTGGCAACTTTACCATTTTCTTTTACTTCCAGGATGTAAGTTCCGGCAGGATATGCCTCTAAACTTAAAGTTTTTGAAGTCTCTAATTGGTTTGAAGCAGCTTCTCCTGTGTAAACCAAATTATTGTTTTCATCATAGATAGTAAAAACTGATTTCTCAATGGAGTTTAAAGTAAAACTAACTACCTTTCCATTTCCGGTTTTTATATTCAAAATATAATCCCCTTTTCCATCAAATGCATACGTAAAAATTGTTGTTAGAAATACGGCAACAACTAAGCCCACCTTCGTTAAATTTGTCATGTCTTTTTTAATTGTTTATTACTCATTTTGCAACGCGTAAAACTACAAATAGAAATTTAATTTTATGCAAAAAACTTACTTTTTTCAATACTTAAATTGCTGAATTAAAGATGTTTCTGTGTTTTACCTGAACTATGTACGTATTTACTGGGATGATGGATGTTTTTATTTGCTATTTTTTTAATAGTGTAAAAAATACCTTTTTGTAATTATTAAGAATATTTTTCTAAAATTATAAAGATCAGTTGTTTGAGATTAAAAATGAACATAAAAAAACAGCTCGATAACGACAAAGAGCTGTTTAAAATGTACTATTTTTACTAACTAGATAAACTCACTTTTATACTGTTGAAGTATAAACTTTTTAGCGTACTGCTACGCTTGTTTTTTTGGCAGAAAAACCTGCTTTATAACTGGATGAAATTGCTTTTCTCGACAATACAGTTGTAGCATCGGTAATTGTAATTTCATGTCTTACTTTTTTTATACTATCCTCCACTTCTAAGAAATAGGTTCCTGCCGGAAGTTCTTCCAGGTTAAAAGTTCTCAAAATGCCTTCTTTACCTGAAGCGTTTTCAGAATAAAGTACACTACCATCTTTATCATAAATCGCCAGGTTTGCTTTTTGCACTTTGTTAAGGGCAAACGTAATCAGCTTTCCGTTGGCTTTTAATACATGAAGATTAAAATCTTCATTCCCGTCAATTGCATACGTACTCATTCCTGTAAAAAGCACTGCACATACTAAACTTAATTTTAAAATCTTTTTCATGACTTTTGTTTTTTAGATTAATAGTTCTAATTCTCTGATGCTAAATTACTTCGGAGATGGTAATTTTCTCACAACTCTATTTTCTTATTTATATGCTATATTCTCATTTACGAAACCGTTATAGGTTAAATTATGAATTATTTTAAGTGTTAGTGTTAATTCTGTGGTTATATTTTAATGTTTTGTAAAAGTTAAGATAATGTATTTTTGCTTCTCTTTCTTACAAAATGTATTTTAGGATTTAACCGCAAGGTGCGCGAAGTTTTTTTATCCCAAATTATGCGTAGTAAACGCAAAGTTCGCAAGGCTTTATCAATAATTAGCTTTGCGAACTTTGCGTTTGTATAAAAAGATATATAAAAAAGCCTTACGCACCTTGCGTTTAAGCTGCTTAGTTTATAGGCAAAAAAAAACAGCTCAATAACCACAAAGAGCTGTTTTAAAACAATCACGTTTTTACTTTACTAACTATCTAACCTCATTTTTATACTTTATGCGAGTATAAACTTTTTTAACGTACTGCTACGTTTGAATTTTGAGCAGAGAAATCTGCTTTGTATGTTGATGAAACTGCTTTAGAAGATAACACAGATTTGTCGTCGGTTATCGTAATTTCATGTCTCACTTTTTTAAAACTGTCTTCAACTTCCAGAAAATAGGTTCCTTCCGGAAATTCTTCTAAACTAAAAGTTCTTAAAATTCCGTCTTTGCCTGAAGCATTTTCGGTATAGAGTAAAGAACCACTTTTATCATAAATACTCAAACTGGCCTTGTGTACCTGGTTCAGAGCAAACGTAATGAGCTTTCCATTGGCTTTTAATACATGAAGGTTAAAATCATTATTGCCGTTTTCATTTCCGTCAATGGCGTAAGTGTTCCATCCGGTTAAAAGTACTGCACAGACTAAACTTAATTTTAAAATCGTTTTCATAGCTTTTAGTTTTAAATGATTGGTTCATTTCTCTGAGGCTAAATTACTTTGGTATCAGGTTTTTTTTCACAACTCTATTTGCCTATTTATGTGCTGTATTCTCATTTACGAAACCGTTATAGGTTAAAATTTTAATTATTATTGGTGTTTTAGTTAATTAGGTTGTTATTTTTTAATGTTTGGAGTTTTTTTAGTTTTTTGAAAAACGTCTTTAATTCTTACAGAAATGTTATATGTTTATAAAAAGACGGGTTTAAATAGTATATGTTAAAAAAAAGAATCAAAAAATTAGGAGTACTAAAAAAAATGGCGCAATAATCGTAATTCGAGATGTAGGTTTTTTTTGCTTTTTCATGAGATATTCTCATTTACGAAACCGTTATAGGTTAAAATATGAATTATGTTAGGTGTTTTTGTTAAATTTGTTATTATTTTTTAAAGTCATTATCATGAAGACGATTGCCCCAGCTCTTGAAGTGATATCTAATTCTTACGGAAGCTCATTTACCTATACCAAACATGCTGAGAAAACCAACAGCAAGGCACATATATGGCATTACCATCCCGAAATTGAGTTGGTTTACATAAACGGGGGCGCGGGAAAAAGACAAATAGGGAGTCATGTTTCGTATTATACCAATGGCAGCTTGCTTCTGATCGGGGCAAACCTTCCGCATTGTGGTTTTACAAATGAACTAACCGGAAATAAAGATGAAACCGTAATTCACATTAAACCTGAATTTTTAGGGAATGATTTTTTCGCCGGACCCGAAATGAAAAAGGTTCGAAACGTCCTGAGTCAGTCAAAGGGTGGAATTGCTTTTGGTGGAGAAACCAAGAAAAAGGTAGGTGAACGAATCGAGATGATGGAAAATCAACTTCCGTTTGAGCGCTTGTTGACGCTTTTAAGTATTTTGGATGAATTAGACTCATCAGAAGAATATACCATCCTGAATGCCGACGGTTTTTCGCTAGAATTGCAAACGCAGGACAATGACCGAATGAATGTAATTTTTAATTATGTGAAAGATCATTTTCAGGAATCGATTGCTATAGACGAAGTCTCGAGTTTGATTAGCATGACGACACCTTCTTTTTGTCGTTACTTTAAAAAAATATCCAATAAAACATTTACGGAGTTTGTAAACGAATACCGTTTGGTACATGCTTCAAAACTTTTGGCAGAGAAACCTATAAGTATTAATGAGGTGTGTTATGAAAGCGGGTTCAATAATTTTAGTCACTTTAGTAAATCTTTCAAGCAGTATACCGGTAAAAGTGCTTCGCAGTACCGTCTCGAACATAAAATTATTATTAGCTAAAGGAATATTGCTATAGGATATGAAAGAAGTAAAAGCTTGTTTTATATTTTTTGGAGTATGAAATCGAGTTTTTACAGCTCGTATCTTTTTTTTTATGAATTTACTTATAAAGGTTGTTGTTATAAAATTTATATTTACAGGCTTGTTGTACTTAAAATGTAACCAGTTGGTCAGGAATAGACCAATACAATCAACTAAACTTTATAACTGCATGAATTTATTTAGAAAACGAATTGCATTTTTTCTTGTTGGAATGGCTTTTTTAAGCTGTAGCAAAAAAGAAACCGTATTTTCAGATCCACTGCTAACCAACCGCGACACCACGGTAAATCCTGCGGAAGATTTTTTTAACTATGCTAATAATGGCTGGTTTAAAAAAAATCCTATTGCTGCTACTGATAGTAATAATGGTATCATGAGAATTGTGATGGATACTATTAACGAACAAATTAAAAGTATCTGTGAAAATTCGGCAAAAGATGAATCCCTCGCCAAAGGCAGCAACAAACAAAAGATAGGTGATTTTTACGCTTCAGGAATGGATACCACTGCGATTGAAAAAGCTGGTTTGTTTCCGTTAAATACAGAAATTAAAAAGATCAGTGAAATTAAAGATGTTTCGAGTCTGGTCAATACAATTGCACATTTACAAACTGTTGGAGCAGATCCCGGTTTTTCATTTTATGTTGCACAGGATGATAAAATCAGCACCAAGTATGCGTTGTTCTTCGGACAAGGTGGTATTGGAATGGGGCAAAGAGATTATTATCTGGATGCTGATAAACGAAATGTCGAAATTCGTGCAGCATACTTGGCACATCTTAAAACCATGATGCGTTTAACAGGGGAAGAAGAAGCGCTTGCAGCAAAAAATGCGGCAACAATATTGAAGCTTGAAACCGAACTGGCAAAAGCATCCCGAAAATTAGAACAGTTACGTGATCCAATCAAAAATTACAATAAATTAAGTATTGACCAGTTCAATGCTCTAACATCCAATATCGATTGGAAGAAAGTGCTTCCGGTTTTAGGGGTAGCCAAAGCCGATTCAGTAATTGTTGGGCAACCGGAATTTTTTAAAGCCCTAAATTCGACTCTTAAAAGTTATTCCATCGACGAATGGAAAACGTATCTGAAATGGAATCTTGTAAATCGTTATTCTTCTTATCTGAATTCGGCCATTGAAAAGCAAAATTTCAAATTCTATTCTACAGTATTAAACGGTGTGTCGACGCAAAAACCAAGATGGAAAAGGGTAGTAGAGCAAACCGATTCGTCTTTGGGGGAATTGATTGGACAGGTATATGTTGCCGACTATATGCCAAAAGGGGTGAAAGAGAAACTACTCGAAATAGGAAACAATATTCGTGATGTATTTGCTTCGCACATTAAGAAGTTAGACTGGATGAGTGAGGCTACCAAGCAAAAAGCGTTGTATAAACTGAGCAAAATGGTAATGAAATTAGGCTATCCGGACAAATGGAAGGATATGAGCCAGCTTTCTATAGACAGAAGTTCGTACTGTGGAAATGTAATGAAAGCCAATGTTTGGGAGTATAATTTTATGGTGAACAAATACGGTAAACCGGTTGACAGAAACGAGTGGGTTATGCAGCCACAAACCTACAATGCCTATTACAATCCGAGTAATAACGAGATTGTAATTCCGGCCTGTAACATTATCGTCCCAGGTTACGAGGGACGTATGCCGGACGATGCTGTGTTGTATGGAATCATTGGAGGTTCGTTTTTTGGACATGAGATTACACATGGTTTTGACGATCAGGGAAGTCAATACGACGAAAAAGGAAATTTAAACAATTGGTGGACAGCGGAGGATTTGAAGAAATTTAAAGCCAAAACACAATTAATTGTAGATCAGTACAACAAATACAGTATACTGGGGAAAAATGTAAACGGAGATGCTACCCAAGGTGAAAATATTGCCGATTTGGGTGGTGTAATTATGGGGTACGAAGCATTTCAAAAAACAGCACAATATAAAAACAAGGAAAAGATCAGCGGATTAACCCCGGAGCAACGTTATTTTTTGGCCTATGCCTATTCCTGGATGATCAACAGAAGGAACGAGTCAAAAATTAATCAGATTATGACCGATGTACATGCGCCTGAACAATTCAGGGTTAACGGGCCGTTGAGTAATATTCCGGAGTTCCATAAGGCATTCAATGTCAAAAAAGGAGATAAAATGTATCAGCAGGATAACTTACGAGTAGTAATCTGGTAATGCTTATCTTTTCAAAATATCAAAGCCATTCGTTTCAACGAGTGGCTTTTTTTTTGCCACGAATTACGCGAATTAGATGTGTGAATGTTGGTGGAAATTTGTGAAATTCGTGGCAAAACTATCTTCCCAACCTAAATAGAAAAAATCCAACAAATTCCTCATTTCTGTGTCAAAAAAACGACCGGATTTTTCATATGGTTCATTTTGAAAAAGTTATATTTACAATCCTTAATCAGAAAAATTTAAATATGAAAAACTTTAGAATTTTAGTATTTGCTGTTTTTTTGGGCGTTACTTCAATGAGTTATGCGGCAAAAGTAGATACGTTACAAGTTGCGAGTACAGCCATGAGCAAAACCTACAAAGCTGCGGTTGTTTTGCCAAATTCGTATGCAAAAAGCAAATCGGCATTTCCGGTGATGTATTTACTGCATGGGGCTTACGGACATTTTAGCGACTGGCTGAAAAATACACCCAATAAAAAATTAGTGCAGAATTTATCCGATCAATACAATATGATTATCGTCATGCCTGAAGGAGAAACGTTTAGTTTTTATCTGGATAGCCCGGTCAATAAAGGAAGTCAGTTTGAAACCTTTATCACACAGGAAGTGATTCAGAAAGTAGACAAAACCTATCGAACCATAAGCAACAGAAATGGAAGAGTCATTACAGGGCTTTCGATGGGAGGGCATGGTGCTTTGTATTTGTCTGCCAAACATCCGGATTTGTTTTGTGCGGCAGGCAGTATGAGTGGCGCAGTAGATATGAGTGTAATGTTAAACAGAGATGCATCGGGACAGATTGTAAAATTAATGCAGCCCGTTTTTGGGGATAAAAGCGACAGTTCTGAAATGTATGCACAATATGCTGTAATGGGGATGTTGGACAAATTAAAAGCAAATAAACTTCCTTTAATTATAGATTGTGGTGTCGATGATTTTTTGATAGAACCCAATAGAGAATTACATCGAAGATTGGTTTATAATAAAGTAGATCATGATTATACCGAACGTGCGGGAGCACATACCTGGGATTATTGGGAGAATTCATTGTCTTATCATGCTTTATTTTTTAATAAAATACTACTTAAAAATCAGCAGGTTACGAAAAAATAATAGAAAATTCTAACAAGAACGGCGCGAAATATTTTTTTTGGTTTGATTTTTGGAATACCTTTATATATATTCTAAAAACAAGTAATACCACAGAAATTATGAAAAAGATACTTACACTTTTCGCAGTTGCAGTCGTTGGACTAATCGGATTTTCAAGTTGTGAAGGACCAGAAGGACCTATTGGTGATCCGGGACCTGCGGCAGAAGTTTTTGAACTTCAAAATGTAAATTTTAGCTTTAATAGCACTGACGGTTATAATATCTATCAGAAATTGACACCGGCGATTTTTGATTCCGATGTACTTATAATTTATAGATTGGCAGGAACAGTTAATCCAACTACTCCAATCTGGCAGCAAATTCCTAGAACAGTTTATACTTCAAAAGGGGATTTCGATTATGACTTCGATTTTAGTAAAAACGATTTTACCATTTTTGCAGGAGGAAGTTATGATTTGGCTTTGACGCCTGAGTTTATAAAAAACCAAACTTTTAGAATTGTAATTGTGCCGGGAGCATTTTCAAGTACAGGTAAATCAGTTAATAAAGCCGATTACTCTGATTACAATGCGGTTATTAAAAAATACAACATTGATGATAGTAAGGTTAAAGTGCTAAACTAATCATTAGAGTATGATATAAAAAAAGGAGATCGAAAGATCTCCTTTTTTTTGTTTATGATATTTTTAATTCTATTCCGGATCTGCATCTGTCAATTCTTTTTCTTCTCCGAATTTTAAAGAAACCAGGATTCCAACTAAAAGAGAAAGGGCAATGAATGCCAAAGAAGCCCATTCCGGTACGTGGAAGACATCGTGAAGCAGCATTTTTAATCCTACGAAACTTAAGATCGCAATAAGGCTGTACTCCAGATAACTGAATTTTGCCAGCATATTGGCTAGGAAAAAGTACATCGAACGCAATCCCAGAATAGCAAAAATATTAGAACTGAATACTAAAAATGGGTCAGAAGTAATGGCGAGGATAGCGGGTACACTATCTACCGCAAAAAGAACGTCCATGAATTCGATTACAATCAGAGCGACAAATAATGGGGTTGCAGCTTTCTTAGCTGTTTTTGTGCTGATGAAAAATTTCTCTCCGTCCATCTGCGAGGTAATCGGAATAATTTTTCCCAGTGTTTTGTAGATAAAAGAGTCTTTGGGCTGAAAATCTTCATTGTCTCCGGTGAACAGCATTTTGATGGCTGTAAAAAGCAGGAAAGCACCAAACAAATAAGTTGTCCAGGCAAACTTATTGATAAGCATTACTCCAAAGAAAATCATTAATCCGCGGAAAATAACGGCACCCAGGATTCCCCAGAATAAAACACGGTGCTGGTATTTTTGAGGTATCTTAAAGGAAGCAAAAATAATCGCGATCACAAAAATATTGTCAACGCTTAGCGATAATTCAATCAGGTAACCGGTTATAAACTTCATAGAAGCCACGGCGGGTTTCAGATTGTCGGGATTTGCAATATAATCGGTAGTGTACAGCCAGTAAATAACTCCTGAAAAAAGAAAAGACAGGGTTACCCAGATAAGAGTCCATTTACTTGCTTCTTTAGTACTGATGATGTGTGGGTTTTTGTTGAAAACGCCTAAGTCTAAAGCAAGAATAAGTGCGACAGCTATTAAGAAGAAAATCCAAACCATTAG harbors:
- a CDS encoding secretion protein, translating into MTNLTKVGLVVAVFLTTIFTYAFDGKGDYILNIKTGNGKVVSFTLNSIEKSVFTIYDENNNLVYTGEAASNQLETSKTLSLEAYPAGTYILEVKENGKVAKHEIKVSTKKSKTVKMDESVNKSPAFRR
- a CDS encoding alpha/beta hydrolase, coding for MKNFRILVFAVFLGVTSMSYAAKVDTLQVASTAMSKTYKAAVVLPNSYAKSKSAFPVMYLLHGAYGHFSDWLKNTPNKKLVQNLSDQYNMIIVMPEGETFSFYLDSPVNKGSQFETFITQEVIQKVDKTYRTISNRNGRVITGLSMGGHGALYLSAKHPDLFCAAGSMSGAVDMSVMLNRDASGQIVKLMQPVFGDKSDSSEMYAQYAVMGMLDKLKANKLPLIIDCGVDDFLIEPNRELHRRLVYNKVDHDYTERAGAHTWDYWENSLSYHALFFNKILLKNQQVTKK
- a CDS encoding AraC family transcriptional regulator, translating into MKTIAPALEVISNSYGSSFTYTKHAEKTNSKAHIWHYHPEIELVYINGGAGKRQIGSHVSYYTNGSLLLIGANLPHCGFTNELTGNKDETVIHIKPEFLGNDFFAGPEMKKVRNVLSQSKGGIAFGGETKKKVGERIEMMENQLPFERLLTLLSILDELDSSEEYTILNADGFSLELQTQDNDRMNVIFNYVKDHFQESIAIDEVSSLISMTTPSFCRYFKKISNKTFTEFVNEYRLVHASKLLAEKPISINEVCYESGFNNFSHFSKSFKQYTGKSASQYRLEHKIIIS
- a CDS encoding flagellar motor protein MotB codes for the protein MKEKLAVLVLLTLFSIRVSAQDEKFYQTNKVSDKYVYVDVMKTYERVAAKGYKSVDLFQKLGNSSYAKCNMDKAAKWYRELFALTTDLEPEYYYRYAESLRSISLYQEADALIEKLKTKVPVKKKA
- a CDS encoding T9SS type A sorting domain-containing protein; protein product: MKTKLLFFIFVFNFTNLSAQQKIYDFYGNPDYFIKFNDHILFEGYDEEFGREVWKSDGTSNNTKMIADIYPGKKGSYPLLSEDYSVTFKDDLYFIAGTENFSDIWKTDGTTNGTIKLTNFLKERVLRIFPVGDYVFFLIRIGNDHLQVWRTDGSIGGAVMIKDIQNYFFDPSFVGELNGNFIFTISATGLSSSRIWRSDGTTEGTYPISPLLSGNGSGYSGTNALSQYIKFNNKLYFITRHFLYETDGTLENTKNIGSVWNAQSDLVNYSSAIEVNNNLYFIFFSANKHKLSIWKFDPANRTLNEIYTHTSQKYFSPSNFIKIDNSLLFLSSNEIGAASLVSFDFATYKVSNLKQLSNTIEQTDAFIYLFDCSKIFKINNNEYFISEIDKDKYSRKGWIFNRALNTIENISVLDNIRDAIVYNGDIYYAKGRKLWKYTNNLSTPLIESRSSLVFYPNPASDFVSIQAENNNQVENAQIFDLNGKLVSNKADFAADKIDVSKLNPGTYILKAKVNGTIISKKIIKN
- a CDS encoding type ISP restriction/modification enzyme, with the translated sequence MRMEDYLSKINNLRLVEHRVGLCVNAELEELILKIALENSQSYFTLEVLFQKTNNNGMVLNPETVQFIANCYGLMFMDEKVTGNVCFAHSQELRPEFKQSCTTIDVLDLSYAILHSSLYCEDLKINELKIPVPQDVVVFWKLVQIGKELRGKEKE
- a CDS encoding T9SS type A sorting domain-containing protein — encoded protein: MKKILKLSLVCAVLFTGMSTYAIDGNEDFNLHVLKANGKLITFALNKVQKANLAIYDKDGSVLYSENASGKEGILRTFNLEELPAGTYFLEVEDSIKKVRHEITITDATTVLSRKAISSSYKAGFSAKKTSVAVR
- a CDS encoding M13 family metallopeptidase; translated protein: MNLFRKRIAFFLVGMAFLSCSKKETVFSDPLLTNRDTTVNPAEDFFNYANNGWFKKNPIAATDSNNGIMRIVMDTINEQIKSICENSAKDESLAKGSNKQKIGDFYASGMDTTAIEKAGLFPLNTEIKKISEIKDVSSLVNTIAHLQTVGADPGFSFYVAQDDKISTKYALFFGQGGIGMGQRDYYLDADKRNVEIRAAYLAHLKTMMRLTGEEEALAAKNAATILKLETELAKASRKLEQLRDPIKNYNKLSIDQFNALTSNIDWKKVLPVLGVAKADSVIVGQPEFFKALNSTLKSYSIDEWKTYLKWNLVNRYSSYLNSAIEKQNFKFYSTVLNGVSTQKPRWKRVVEQTDSSLGELIGQVYVADYMPKGVKEKLLEIGNNIRDVFASHIKKLDWMSEATKQKALYKLSKMVMKLGYPDKWKDMSQLSIDRSSYCGNVMKANVWEYNFMVNKYGKPVDRNEWVMQPQTYNAYYNPSNNEIVIPACNIIVPGYEGRMPDDAVLYGIIGGSFFGHEITHGFDDQGSQYDEKGNLNNWWTAEDLKKFKAKTQLIVDQYNKYSILGKNVNGDATQGENIADLGGVIMGYEAFQKTAQYKNKEKISGLTPEQRYFLAYAYSWMINRRNESKINQIMTDVHAPEQFRVNGPLSNIPEFHKAFNVKKGDKMYQQDNLRVVIW
- a CDS encoding secretion protein; translated protein: MKTILKLSLVCAVLLTGWNTYAIDGNENGNNDFNLHVLKANGKLITFALNQVHKASLSIYDKSGSLLYTENASGKDGILRTFSLEEFPEGTYFLEVEDSFKKVRHEITITDDKSVLSSKAVSSTYKADFSAQNSNVAVR